Genomic segment of Engystomops pustulosus chromosome 8, aEngPut4.maternal, whole genome shotgun sequence:
CTGCTTATCCAGACAATGAATGCTAATCAGCCTGTGCCTGGAGGGGAGGGATGATGCCCCTTGTGGTCCAACAGTGACAAGTGCCTGTGATGAGCAGACGGCACAGCTCTGCCAGACAATGAGCCGGAGGAAGTCACACAAGATCCGGCTTCTGAACAATGACGATTACACGCGCCGGCACATTGCTGTACACCTACATACATGGCTGATATACATAATTATATGTACTGAGCAGGGAGCAAAGACTGGGTCATGGGGAATACCTAAAGATGATTCATTTACGGAAGTGGCCAAACAAAGAAAACTCCTTCCGGGATCTATTATATCCacacacaatacaggcagtcccctacttaaggccccccgatttacagacaacccatagttacagacagacccctctgaccactggtgaagctttctgaatgctttactatagtcccagactgcaatgatcagctgtaaggtgtctgtaatgaagctttattgataatccttggtcccattacagcaaaaaatgtttaaattccaattgtcactggggccaaaatcttttttttctggaccgacaattataaaatatacagttttgacttacatacaaattcaacttaagaacaaacctccggaccctatcttgtacgtgacgcggggactgtctgtaataagTTACAACTTATCTGAGCGATCAAGATACTCACAGCAGTCAATGGGGGTCCCTCTACATGAAGAGCAATGGGGATCATACTATGTAACatacgcagcactgcacattgtacagaggcCAAGTCAGGTATTACATCTGACACAGGGATGAGAAGAAACCCCAGTACTCAGGAGACCACCACCGATCAGAGAATATTAAACCCACGTGACCTCTCGAAAGACACTTATGACATATCAATGGCCGTCTGATAAATAAAGGGCTACATTTTCTCAAAGgcattgaaaaacatggctgcttccttcTGAAAACAGCGCCACGCCTGTCCATGGTTTGtaccggtattgcagctcatctgtatagaaattaatgcagcttagttgcaatacaggCACAATGCATGGTCTGGTTCGGCGCAGTTTTCGGAAAAACGAAAAGGCTGCTTGTTTTTCAACCGCTTTAAGGAATAGAGTAACATTACCTTCCAGAAACTGCGCCCCtcctgtccacaggttgtgtctggtattgcagctgcacTCCATTGGAGGGAATGAGGCtatgctgcagtaccagacacgacCTGTGGGCAGATGTGGAGCTGTTCCCGGCAGCTGTCACACACCTGGTGGCTTACTTCCCAGTATGGGGCCTGGTTCGGGTTCAGCATGTTCATATAGAGGGATCTGGTCAGGTGACTTCTCAGGTACCGGCTGCTCCACATCTTCTTCACCACGGCCAGGCAGAGCACGTAGGTGAGTACCCAGCCGAGGAACAATTTCATCTGAGCAGCCTCGGCCGATGTCCTCCGGAGCCGAGCCGGTCCATGGCCCACATCGGCCCGATGGGTGGGAGGAGAGCAGCCGCGCTGAGAAGGAGGGGTGAACAACACAGCAGCGGGCGGAACTACAGGCACCGGCTCTATTTCCACACGGACACTTTGTGCGGTTGCTCCTGGTTAGGCTACAATGGACTTCCTTGGGGTTGGGCTTGGTCCTCTTGGTAGCTGCTAGAATGGAGTCACCAGGATGAGGCGTgacgtcactggtcacatgtcactcCGGATCATGGTAACTCCACATTCTAGTCCCAACCGTAATACTCCccaaggctgaaggacctgtcatgatgtcatgatcacatgaccggcaGGAGAAAGTAAAGCACacagctgcatctgtgaggtcagGGGGAAACATAATAGCAGCTAAGGGAaggggggaggacatggggtttctgtgtgggaacattacttactggggggctgtgtgtgggcacattacttactggggggctgtgtgaggcacattacttactggggggctgtgtgggcacattacttactggggggggctgtgtgaggacattacttactgggggggctgtgtgaggacattactcactggggggctgtgtgggcacattacttactggagggctgtgtgaggcacatttcttactggggggctgtgtgaggcacattacttactggggggctgtgtggggcacattacttactggggggctgtgaggacattacttactggcgggctgtgtgaggacatttttTACTGGGGGTCTGTTTGTGGGCcctttacttactgggggctgtgtgtgggcacattacttactgggggggctgtgtgtgggcacattacttactggggggctgtgtgtgggcacattacttactgggggggctgtgtgaggacattacttactggggggctgtgtgaggacattacttactggggggctgtgtgaggacatttttttactggggggctgtgtgtgggcacattacttactgggggactgtgtgtgggcacattacttactgggggactgtgtgtgggcacattacttactgggggactgtgtgggcacattacttactggggggctgtgtgggcacattacttactggggggctgtgtgggcacattacttactgggggggccgtgtgatgacattacttactgggggggccgtgtgatgacattacttactggggggccgtgtgatgacattacttactggggggccgtgtgggcacattacttactggggggccgtgtgatgacattacttactggggggccgtgtgatgacattacttactggggggctgtgtgaggcacattacttactgggggggctgtgtgggcacattacttactggggggccgtgtgatgacattacttactggggggccgtgtgatgacattacttactggggggccgtgtgatgacattacttactgggggggctgtgtgtgaggacattacttactggggggggctgtgtgggcacattacttactgggggggctgtgtgggcacattacttactgggggggctgtgtgggcacattacttactgggggggctgtgtgggcacattacttactggggggctgtgtgggcacattacttactggggggctgtgtgggcacattacttactggggggggctgtgtgggtacattacttactggggggggctgtgtgggtacattacttactgggggggctgtgtgggtacattacttactgggggggctgtgtgggtacattacttactggggggggctgtgtgggtacattacttactgggggggctgtgtgggtacattacttactgggggggctgtgtgggtacattacttactgggggggctgtgtgggtacattacttactgggggggctgtgtgggcacattacttactggggggggctgtgtgggcacattacttactggggggggctgtgtgggcacattacttactggggggggctatgtgggcacattacttactgggggggctatgtgggcacattacttactgggggggctatgtgggcacattacttactggggtgggctatgtgggcacattacttactggggggggggctatgtgggcacattacttactggggggggctgtgtgggcacattacttactgggggggggctgtttagacacattacttactgggggggctgtgtgggtacattactggggggggctgtgtgggtacattactgggggggctgtgtgggcacattacttactggggggggctgtgtgggcacattacttactgggggggctgtgtgggcacattacttactgggggggggggctatgtgggcacattacttactgggggggggctatgtgggcacattacttactggggggggctgtttaggcacattacttactggggggggctgtgtgggtacattagtgggggggctgtgtgggcacattacttactgggggggctatgtgggcacattactaaatggggggctgtttgggcacattacttactgggggctgtgtgaggacattacttactggggggctgtgtgggggacattacttactggggggggctgtgtgggcacattacttacatgggggggctgtgtggggcacattacttactggggggctgtgtgggcacattacttactggggggctgtcatAGCTTCTATCATAGACACCACTGTTTGGTATgatgaactagggaatattttgggaaacaggagacttttagtttctgaatttgaaTGCCACCACGTGTGTTTACTGCCAAGCgttctactgaggctctgtcgccccggGGCCTACTGATATCTGGAGCCGACCCCATGAGCCGCTGATGGATTTCATGTTCTTGACACATGGTCTTCCTAGATCTCCTTTAGTTCTACAACTAGGTTTAGAGAACTCCTAGGCTCTTTATTTTGACAAGTtcaccgacccccccccccccccatttatttttttctttcccacttctccttcctctgccCCCTTTTTTCCCCTCTCTTCTACTCCCCCTATCTCACAAATCGATAGCTATTATTGTTGTGCCATTCACAGGGTTTTGTATCTTCTGTTTGGGGTATAATATTAAACCTTGAAGTATTCTTGTTTCTATTTGATGTTCACAAAAACTTCTAATGAAAATTAAAATGGGTAAAATAAAAATTTCTTTTAGAGGTTCCACAATCAAAGCGAAATGGCTGCTTCTTCCAAAAACACCTGTCCATGTGTGTTCTCCGATATTATAGCTCTGCTCTAGCGAAGTGAAAACCTTTTGAAAACTCATGTTTTTTTGAAGGGTCATGTTTTGATAATCATGCAAAATCTTCTGTAGGATTACTGTAGGTCCATAAAGAAGAACCAGGTTAAAGAGCAGTTTGTAGGTGCCCTATATGCCAATGTTATGTAGTAGACTAATCGGGAAATGATAAGGGTGGACACCAGGAGCTTAACCGCAAGGGTGTTTACTTGAGAATATGGGGGTCACCATCCTCATACTGTCTGTGTAGAAGTCTTGATAACGAATTCTTGCTTTAGTACTGGTGCCCACAGGACCATCTCCATGTCCTCCATAACAGCCACACTCCATGGGGGAAATTGACTTATTCTAGTGAAACTACCTTGTAGACCTTACGTGCTGGGAACAAGCACCAAACTCCTTCAAACCTTGTAATCCTCATAGTCATATAACGCAGTCCAGGTAACACTCACTCACCACCAGACTCATGATATCAGCAACTCATTCATGTGCAACCAACTCTTAGAGACGCCCCCTAGGGACTTACATTTATTTTACTCTGGAAAATACAACACAGGAAACTAGAGGTTTTTTCTCTTAAccatgtttttttattatcagcTTCATATACATGCAGATACCGGTCCATCTAGAATCTTACAAATGGATATTTAACGTCATTGCAGAAGAATATAGAAGAGAGAAGTTTTCTGCACGGCCAAAATTTACGCTTCCCGGCATTCCCAATGTCAAGGGTTGACAAAGAGGCCTCCAAAGTTTTTGAACTTTTTAAGATAGATATGTAGAACTTGTTCCAGAGGAAAAAGGCCAATACAACTATGTACAGTAGGGTCTTCTATCCTCAGCTTCACATCGAAGGCCTTTGTTTTAAAAACCCAGATTGTTCAACCCCATCAGTGATCTGTAAAGTACAAAATTGCACAAGTTGGAGACATCAGATGAATGGTTTCTGGTTAGGGCACCTCACACATGATAGATCAAGATTGTTTACATATTACAATATTGGGCTGGTTCGCTGACTGTCTATTACATTTGGAGCTTCACAATTCTCCTCAGACGGTAGATGTCGGGAGAAATGAGGATCAATAGGATTTCAAAATTACCCAATTCCTTTGTTTTCAGAAAGCCACAAATGAGTCAGTTCTATCCACTCATTACTTGTACATTTTCATCTATTGTGCCAGGGGTCAGACACTTGGCAATCATTGTCATCACCTGCAAGTTTTTGCAATAATCTCAAAAATAAATTGATCCAGTGTGAACTGGATCATGAGGTTCACATTTGTGGTGGCAAACTACTCTCCACTTCCCCAAATGCAATGTCCCCCCCCGTAACTCTGGGAAACAAAGGATGTTAGGCTGGGTGGAGGATTCCAGGAAGCTGAGCCCCAgtttgtgtcacatgtgacccttttgtgtcgtgactgcactattcttcatgtgacacaaatttctgctctgAAGGGAACGTTCCGGTGCTCAATCGGACCGtgagccagatttatcatgtagtgtccaatagaattgtgttgctctctggtgcactctgccagagcagtgcagggggcgccagattcatgcagaatgtgcaccagaaatcctgaatctggcgccccctacacactacacaggtaactgcaaatagtacagactacactgttcttagtaaatgtgtcccatagactagacacagtgggggtcatttactaagggcccgattcgcgttttcccgacgtgttacccgaatatttccgttttgcgccgattgtacctgaattgccccgggtttttggcgcacgcgagcggaatttggcgcatcggcgccggcatgcgcgcgacggaaatcggggggcgtggccgaacgaaaacccgacgtattcggaaaaaccgccgcatttaaaaaaaaaattgtgtcgcgaaaatttcactcaccttcatcctgggtaggctggtgtatttcgaggcattccagcggacttcatcgcagcagcgccacctggtggacggcggaggaactgcattgatgaatcccggccggacccgaatccagcgcagagaacgcgccgctggatcgcgaacggaccaggtaagtaaatgtgccccagtgtccttaCACATACAGACACTTTTATACACTTtttcactcatacatacatttattcatAAATACGTACACTGATATACATTAATACACTTATATCATACacttatattatacagtatatacacagagtgcctcacatttattaaagtgtttgcgccagttttttttgcctttgactttgcactgaaaggaaCTGAAAGTGTAGACAAAAgcctggtgcaggggctttaataaatgagaAAATACTATGTAGTACatccacattatatacatacatatatagtatatatacatcatataattaGACATACAGtacaaacacaccatatacacacattgcaCCAGGTtatgatgtgtatgtgtgtatctgttgcatagacatatatacaccgatgcatataaacatacatacatacacacacatctaaagATACTTACATTATCTGGCTTGCAGGTAGGGGAGGGTTGGCTGTAGATACCGCTGTGCTGGTAGCTACAGATGAGCAGGGCAGTCGCAGATCTGGCGACGGATGAGGCGGGCCATGGTCAGATGAGCTGGACCGACTGAACCGACTGCCTCTGATAAGACGGGCAGGTGGCCGGGAACGGGCCATAAATGAGCAGGGCCGACGGCCGCATACCAGGCCAAATGAGGCAGCCATGGAGCCGAAGACCACAGATTAGCCACATGTGTAGAGGAAGGGCGGGCATCAGCACCTGAGGGGTTGGCGTCTCGGCCACGGATGAAGGCTGGCTTAAGGATGCCTAATTTACTCCATTGCTGTAGGAGCACAGCAGCACAGAAGGAAACGGAGGAACCTGCAGGACACATAAGCAGGGGGGATTGTGTCAGAGATTGATGAGTCTACCTCATCTCATAGGGCAAAAGTATAGAGGATTATGCAAAGTCATGTACTTACCTAGATGGTCTTCTGTCCTCTCTACTGCTTCTGCTGAAGAAAGATAAAAAATTAATATTATTGATGTCAGTGATGCAGAATTAGAGGTATTCCCCAAGGCCTGAAAATCTCAAGAAGAGCCTTAACGACGCATAGCGTAATAGTAAGGAGTGGGTCGGGTGCGCGTTCGTGGCTGGTACATGgtacatagctggtaagtctttgctgcatattgcagatcaCCTTCGGAatgcacattaggtatcgccacatccaaaaATGTCCATTCTATCAAAGTATAgtagcggtttttcactgcgtttaaccatgTAATGGAAAAAGATggaaaaatccacaaaaaatctTTGgaaaaggaggttttaatttttgtaaatgtatgaaaacattataaaacctatacaaatttgatatccccatgattgcaccaaATTATtgcacccaaagaataaagtagacatgtcatttggggcgcacagtgaaagctgtaaaatccaagcctacaaaaaAATGGGGCAAATTCGTtttcttcaccattttcactgtatttggaatttttttcccgcttcccagtacacggcatagaataataaataccgtcactatgaagtgcaatatgtcagcagaaaacaagctctcacacagctcttgacgtgtaaaaataaaaaaattatagatgttTGTAGGTGGGGATAAATACAAAATGGACCtacatatatattttaaaggGATGTGCATTACTATTTTGAATGAGCGCTCCGTAGGGATCACTACAGGTAGCTAGAAGGTAAATTGTCGCTCACCTCTTGCGGCTGCTGCCCCGGCTCAGACACTTTGGTTTCCACCATCTGCGTCTTGGCCTACAAGAAATAATAAGTAGATAAATGATCTTCATGTGGAGGGTTATGGGTTAATATGGGTTATGGGTAGGGGCAGAGGTCAATgcattagagcagtgatggctaacctatggcactggtgccagaggtggcactcggagccctttctgtgggcactcaggccatcaccagagatgactccaggtatcttcctgcagtcccagacagcccaggacttgctgtgcacagagttattttaaagtgacagctctacctgggactattttctgctttattggtgtcctcaggtgctggtatcaatgaaagctgtgacagagaagggagtataaatcacaaattaaatttctgtattggcactttgcgataaataagcgggtctatgttgtagtttgggcactcggtctctaaaaggttcgccatcactgcattagaGTATGTGACCCCCATTGTGGACTACAGTAATGTAAACCTGGTCCTATTTATTCCTCCTACTTACTGTAGAGACTCCTCGCTCGCCCAGGCCTCAATCACTTCGAGTCCTGAAGGTCTACAAAAGAAAACACTGAGATCAATATAAAAACTACAAATCTATGATGATGACTGTATATATCCATAATGTCTGTGTGTAATCAGCTGATTGTATTCAGACTCTACATTTACCTTCTAGGACTCTCTGATGTTCTCATCCACGTATATCTCCTCCACATCCTCTTCACCGATGTTCTCCTCCTGATGCTCCAGATGTTCTACCttatcctccacatcctcctcctccgctTCCAGATCTTTCCCCTCCACATCCTTCTCTTCATCCACTTCCAGATCTTTCCCCTCCACATCCTTCTCTTCATCAACTTCCAGGTCTTTCCCCTCCACATTGTCCTCAACTTTCtgatcttctacctcctccacatcctccacttCCAGGTCTTTCcattcttcatcctcctcctcatcctcctccagcacTTTCAGCTCctcccattcctcctcctcctcttcttcagcttcatctccctcctcgCTATATGAGACAGTATAGGAATGAAATATCTATTATAAATCAGTGT
This window contains:
- the LOC140076055 gene encoding uncharacterized protein → MEDEEEVEVREEVMVKEVVNIWAEGLVVKLMEEIKENIEEEIKEVTEEEEEEEDDNTEDEEGEENVEMRRWWRSVRASGIPIRITTVRQLRYFDLFDNTEEGDEAEEEEEEEWEELKVLEEDEEEDEEWKDLEVEDVEEVEDQKVEDNVEGKDLEVDEEKDVEGKDLEVDEEKDVEGKDLEAEEEDVEDKVEHLEHQEENIGEEDVEEIYVDENIRES